The following are from one region of the Lacinutrix sp. Bg11-31 genome:
- a CDS encoding DUF2779 domain-containing protein, which produces MKLLTKSRFKLGLECPNKLYYTLKKEYANIKLDDPFLEALAQGGFQVEELARLHYPEGVLIEGNDWDYELLWQQTQDLLKQENVTIFEAAFLIDGLFIRVDVLVKTGNKIELIEVKSKSFDPNNEYLLVGKKGAMRPSWKPYLFDVAFQKYVIQSCFPEWKINSYLMMADKTKKASIDGLNQLFRISKKEVNRTGVTKKVSTLEATGNPVLGRKKISGIIKDIESNKHKYHTNLNFIESVEFLKDTYLKDAYANWPTSYKGCKSCEFKCNTNDKEQGLKSGFENCFTNQHQWTEEDFKTENIFDIFNFRKGSKLFDEGIFFKNQLTEDSISLMGDPEKLTTSYRQWLQIEKAVNNDDSIYVDEDGLKDEMETWVFPLHFIDFETSTVALPFNKGVKPYEQIAFQFSHHIYHEDGRIEHANEYINNTAGVFPNFEFVRALKTALESDEGSIFRYSHHENTILNAIYFQLLECNEKDKEELMAFIQHISHSKGDSAITWRGHRDMIDLWQVEKNFYYNPLTKGSNSIKSVLPAALASSSFLQEKYAKPLKDINVTSKNFKDNHTWLTLENEAVISPYKMLPALFKDWSEDDIENTLSEIEDIDNGGAALTAYGKLQYTDMSKNEVTEITSALLKYCELDTLAMIMIYEHFRELVK; this is translated from the coding sequence ATGAAATTACTAACCAAATCAAGATTTAAATTAGGACTTGAATGTCCAAACAAATTATACTACACACTTAAAAAGGAGTATGCTAATATTAAATTAGATGATCCGTTTTTAGAAGCATTGGCACAAGGTGGTTTTCAGGTAGAAGAACTAGCGAGACTACATTATCCAGAAGGTGTTTTAATAGAAGGCAACGATTGGGATTATGAGTTGTTATGGCAACAAACACAAGACTTACTAAAGCAAGAGAATGTTACCATTTTTGAAGCCGCATTTTTAATAGATGGTTTGTTTATTAGAGTGGATGTTTTAGTTAAAACAGGCAATAAAATTGAGCTTATAGAAGTAAAATCTAAATCTTTTGATCCTAATAATGAATATTTGTTAGTTGGTAAAAAAGGAGCTATGCGACCAAGTTGGAAACCATATTTATTTGATGTGGCTTTTCAGAAATACGTAATACAGAGTTGTTTTCCAGAGTGGAAAATTAACTCGTATTTAATGATGGCAGATAAAACCAAAAAAGCGAGTATTGATGGTTTAAATCAGTTATTTAGAATAAGCAAAAAGGAAGTCAATAGAACAGGAGTTACAAAAAAAGTGAGCACTTTAGAAGCCACTGGAAATCCAGTTTTAGGTAGAAAAAAAATCTCAGGTATCATTAAAGATATTGAAAGTAACAAACATAAATACCATACTAATTTAAACTTTATTGAGTCTGTCGAATTTTTAAAAGACACCTATTTAAAGGATGCTTATGCTAATTGGCCTACAAGTTATAAAGGCTGTAAGTCTTGTGAGTTTAAATGTAATACTAACGATAAAGAACAAGGACTAAAATCTGGATTTGAAAACTGTTTTACCAATCAGCACCAATGGACAGAAGAAGACTTTAAAACTGAAAACATTTTCGATATTTTTAATTTCAGAAAGGGAAGTAAATTGTTCGATGAAGGTATTTTCTTTAAAAATCAACTTACTGAAGATTCTATTAGTTTAATGGGTGATCCTGAAAAACTAACAACTTCTTACAGACAATGGTTACAAATTGAAAAAGCGGTTAATAACGATGACTCAATCTATGTAGATGAAGATGGTTTAAAGGACGAAATGGAAACTTGGGTGTTTCCGCTTCATTTTATAGATTTTGAAACCAGTACTGTTGCATTACCATTTAATAAAGGTGTAAAACCTTATGAGCAGATTGCGTTTCAGTTTTCGCATCACATCTATCATGAAGATGGACGTATAGAACATGCTAATGAATATATTAATAACACAGCAGGTGTGTTTCCTAATTTTGAATTTGTACGTGCTTTAAAAACTGCTTTAGAAAGTGATGAAGGTTCTATTTTTAGGTATTCTCATCATGAGAACACGATTTTAAATGCTATTTATTTTCAATTATTAGAATGTAACGAAAAAGATAAAGAGGAGTTAATGGCTTTTATACAACACATTTCGCATTCAAAAGGCGATAGTGCCATCACATGGAGAGGCCATCGTGATATGATAGATTTATGGCAAGTAGAAAAGAATTTCTATTATAATCCGTTAACAAAAGGCTCAAATTCTATAAAATCGGTATTGCCAGCAGCATTGGCTTCAAGTTCCTTTTTACAAGAAAAATACGCAAAACCTTTAAAAGATATTAATGTAACGAGTAAGAATTTTAAAGACAACCATACGTGGTTAACTTTAGAGAATGAAGCCGTTATAAGTCCTTATAAAATGCTGCCTGCTTTATTTAAAGATTGGAGCGAAGATGACATTGAAAATACATTGTCTGAAATTGAAGACATTGATAATGGAGGTGCTGCATTAACAGCTTATGGTAAATTACAATATACTGATATGTCTAAAAACGAGGTGACCGAAATTACTTCTGCTTTACTTAAATACTGTGAGCTAGATACGTTGGCTATGATTATGATTTATGAGCACTTTAGAGAATTGGTGAAATAA
- a CDS encoding GIY-YIG nuclease family protein, which translates to MKPGYIYILTNKNNTTLYVGVTAYLKERILQHKEKHDLKSFTARYNLDKLVYHEAHQMIGDAIAREKQLKGGSRAQKTGLIESVNSEWLDLFEEL; encoded by the coding sequence ATGAAACCAGGTTACATTTACATTCTCACAAATAAAAATAATACCACATTATATGTTGGTGTAACAGCTTATTTAAAAGAACGTATACTGCAACATAAAGAAAAACACGATTTAAAATCGTTTACAGCCAGATACAATTTAGACAAACTAGTATATCATGAAGCACACCAAATGATAGGTGATGCAATAGCAAGAGAAAAGCAATTAAAAGGAGGAAGCAGAGCTCAGAAAACAGGTTTAATTGAAAGTGTAAATTCAGAATGGTTGGATTTATTTGAAGAACTTTAA
- a CDS encoding type I restriction endonuclease subunit R — translation MTKQSELQLENKLIKQLVGLGYQNITITDGDALVSNLKAQLEAFNKTVFSTKEFDTILNHLAKGNVFEKAKTLRDRFNITRDNGDSFYVRFFNNEDWTSNLFQVTNQITQEGTYKNRYDVTLLVNGLPLVQIELKRRGLEIKEAFNQINRYQRHSFWSNHGLFQYVQLFVISNGVNTKYLANNKLQSVKQTFFWADVNNKNITNLTEFASSFLNPNHLGKMIAQYVVHNETHKILMVLRPYQFYATEKLVNQVAISNDNGYIWHTTGSGKTLTSFKASQIIMDLPNVHKVVFVVDRKDLDYQTMLEFNSFKKDSVDVTDNTQSLVRQLTDDSKLVLTTIQKLNNAISKANYEKSLTHLQDKKVVFIFDECHRSQFGDTHKKITEYFKSSQLFGFTGTPIFKDNASKNDLGKRTTKDLFGACMHKYVITDAIKDQNVLRFGIEYVGKYKQKGNTLIDIEVEDINTAEVFADEKRLEKIADYMIAYHNQKTFNKDYSALFAVSNIDTLIKYYDIFKRKKEAGEHDLRIATIFSYGTNEEDEDAQDYIPGDQLQQAAEPQAQYKTSHTREKLDAYILDYNQMYNTSFSTKDSQQFENYFKDISKRLKEREKTTFQDKDRLDIVIVVNMMLTGFDAKKVNTLYVDKNLKYHGLIQAFSRTNRILGEQKSQGNILCFRNLKKATDEAITLFSNKDAIEDIILPPYEAIAEKFDDALKNLLEIVPTFQSVDTLPSEIEELQFIEAFRRLLRAKNVLESYTDFDWEDLGIDEQTFEDYKSKYLDLHDKVKNDSQKHKTSILDDIDFELELIHRDQINVAYILQLLAKLKHSKSADAKAQKKAIIDMLSGDVELRSKRELIEKFIEENLPHISDVDAIQDEFERFWHEEKVLALAKLCEEEHLDKAQFKALIESYTYNGREPLRDEVFKCLDSRPSILKAREIGERILDKMKEYVQVFVEGMTG, via the coding sequence ATGACTAAACAATCTGAACTACAACTAGAAAACAAGCTAATTAAACAATTAGTAGGTTTAGGTTACCAAAATATAACCATAACAGATGGAGACGCTTTAGTGTCTAATTTAAAAGCGCAATTAGAAGCGTTTAATAAAACGGTGTTTTCTACTAAAGAGTTTGATACTATTTTAAACCACCTAGCTAAAGGAAATGTGTTTGAAAAAGCCAAAACCTTACGCGATCGTTTTAATATTACCAGAGACAATGGAGACAGTTTTTATGTACGCTTTTTTAATAATGAGGATTGGACAAGTAATCTGTTTCAAGTTACCAATCAAATAACCCAAGAAGGGACTTACAAAAACCGATACGATGTTACGTTGTTAGTAAACGGTTTACCATTAGTACAAATAGAGTTAAAACGTCGTGGTTTAGAAATTAAAGAAGCCTTTAACCAGATTAATCGTTATCAACGTCATTCGTTTTGGTCTAATCATGGACTGTTTCAGTATGTGCAATTGTTTGTTATTAGTAATGGTGTAAACACTAAATATTTAGCTAATAATAAGTTGCAGTCTGTTAAGCAAACCTTCTTTTGGGCAGATGTAAACAATAAAAATATTACCAATTTAACCGAGTTTGCTAGTTCATTTTTAAACCCAAACCATTTGGGTAAAATGATTGCGCAATATGTGGTGCATAACGAAACGCATAAAATATTAATGGTCTTACGTCCATATCAGTTTTATGCAACAGAGAAGTTAGTAAATCAAGTCGCTATAAGTAACGACAACGGTTACATTTGGCACACTACAGGTTCTGGTAAAACCTTAACGTCTTTTAAAGCGAGTCAGATTATTATGGACTTGCCAAACGTACACAAAGTAGTGTTTGTGGTAGATAGAAAGGATTTAGATTACCAAACCATGTTAGAGTTTAATAGCTTTAAAAAAGACAGTGTAGACGTTACAGATAATACACAATCTTTGGTTAGGCAGTTAACAGACGATTCTAAATTGGTGTTAACCACAATACAAAAACTAAACAATGCGATTTCTAAAGCAAATTACGAGAAAAGCTTAACGCACTTACAAGATAAAAAAGTAGTCTTTATTTTTGATGAATGTCATAGAAGTCAGTTTGGAGATACACACAAAAAAATTACCGAATATTTTAAAAGTAGCCAACTGTTTGGGTTTACAGGCACACCAATTTTTAAAGACAATGCGTCTAAAAACGATTTAGGAAAACGTACTACTAAAGATTTGTTTGGAGCATGTATGCACAAATACGTGATTACAGATGCTATAAAAGATCAAAACGTATTGCGTTTTGGGATTGAGTATGTTGGTAAATACAAACAAAAAGGAAATACGTTAATAGATATTGAAGTAGAAGATATTAATACTGCTGAGGTTTTTGCTGACGAAAAACGTTTAGAAAAAATTGCAGATTATATGATTGCGTATCACAATCAGAAAACGTTCAATAAAGACTATTCGGCTTTGTTTGCAGTGAGTAATATTGATACGTTAATTAAGTATTATGATATCTTCAAACGTAAAAAAGAAGCAGGCGAACACGATTTACGTATAGCAACTATATTTTCTTACGGAACCAATGAAGAAGACGAAGATGCACAGGATTATATTCCTGGAGACCAATTACAGCAAGCAGCAGAGCCACAAGCACAATACAAAACAAGTCATACCAGAGAAAAGTTAGACGCATATATTTTAGATTACAACCAAATGTATAATACTAGTTTTTCGACTAAAGATAGTCAGCAGTTTGAAAACTATTTTAAAGACATTAGTAAACGTTTAAAAGAACGTGAAAAAACAACCTTTCAAGACAAAGACAGATTAGATATCGTGATTGTAGTAAACATGATGCTAACAGGTTTTGATGCTAAAAAGGTAAACACATTGTATGTCGATAAAAATTTAAAGTATCATGGTTTAATACAAGCGTTTTCTAGAACAAACAGGATTTTAGGCGAGCAGAAATCACAAGGAAACATTTTGTGCTTTAGAAACCTTAAAAAGGCAACTGATGAAGCAATAACTTTGTTTTCTAATAAGGATGCGATAGAAGATATTATTTTACCGCCTTATGAAGCTATTGCAGAAAAATTTGATGACGCTTTAAAAAATCTATTAGAGATTGTTCCAACGTTTCAAAGTGTAGACACATTACCAAGTGAAATAGAAGAGTTGCAATTTATAGAAGCTTTTAGACGTTTATTGCGTGCTAAAAATGTATTAGAATCTTACACCGATTTTGATTGGGAAGATTTGGGCATTGACGAGCAAACTTTTGAAGATTACAAAAGCAAGTATTTAGATTTACACGATAAAGTTAAAAACGATAGCCAAAAGCATAAAACATCAATTCTTGATGATATTGATTTTGAGTTAGAGTTAATCCATCGTGATCAAATTAATGTAGCTTACATTTTACAACTCTTAGCCAAATTAAAACATTCTAAATCTGCAGATGCTAAAGCACAGAAAAAGGCAATTATAGATATGTTGTCTGGAGACGTAGAGTTACGTAGTAAACGCGAATTGATAGAAAAATTTATTGAAGAAAATTTACCACATATTAGCGATGTAGATGCGATTCAAGATGAATTTGAACGTTTTTGGCATGAAGAAAAGGTATTAGCACTTGCTAAATTATGCGAAGAAGAGCATCTTGATAAAGCGCAGTTTAAAGCACTTATTGAAAGCTACACCTATAACGGAAGAGAGCCTTTACGCGATGAGGTTTTTAAATGTTTGGACAGTAGACCAAGCATTTTAAAAGCACGCGAAATTGGAGAACGTATTTTAGATAAAATGAAAGAATATGTTCAAGTTTTTGTTGAAGGGATGACAGGATAA
- a CDS encoding Fic family protein, producing MSNKRFSLKITVFHGLKAPEEGTLVGYAALIEAYKLAVPMPNQLVLISFKNRKYSTASWKVFTTRHQPEDTLHKQLVFALKYEGVNLLVLKKLFHVVPKQEIENIIKSESLGQYTRRLWFLYEWLLEATLNLPDLNSGNYVNVLDTKLQYAIKGTRSARHRIINNLPGTPEFCPLIFKTDKLDTYINAKLSEQKNTYLNSIHKDVLQRASSFLLLKDSKASFTIENENPGTNRAMRWGKAIGQAGNKPLSIEELERLQQIVIENARFVKLGLRDEGGFVGEHDRSTGAPLPEHISAKHEDIASLLNGLVSANVLMQDAAIDAVLAAASIAFGFVFIHPFVDGNGRLHRYIIHHILAKKEFTKQGVIFPVSASILDHIDDYRKTLESYSHPLLDFISWKETEDHNVIVLNNTIDFYRYFDATKQAEFLYDCVDDTLKRVIPEEVTYLQNYDAFKRYLDNEFEMPDKMVATLIRFLEQNNGVFSKRALKKEFSELEENEVTEIEDNYKLIFLND from the coding sequence ATGAGTAATAAACGTTTTTCACTTAAAATAACTGTTTTTCACGGCTTAAAAGCACCAGAAGAAGGTACTTTAGTAGGTTATGCAGCCTTAATTGAAGCCTATAAATTGGCAGTGCCTATGCCTAATCAATTAGTGCTTATTAGTTTTAAAAACAGAAAATACAGCACAGCGTCTTGGAAAGTGTTTACAACGAGACATCAACCAGAAGACACGCTTCATAAACAATTAGTATTTGCTTTAAAATACGAAGGCGTTAATTTATTGGTGTTAAAAAAACTGTTTCATGTTGTGCCTAAACAGGAAATCGAAAACATTATTAAATCTGAATCCTTAGGTCAATATACACGTAGGCTATGGTTTTTATACGAATGGCTATTAGAAGCCACATTAAATCTACCAGATTTAAATAGTGGCAATTATGTAAACGTGTTAGATACTAAATTGCAATACGCTATTAAAGGTACACGTTCTGCAAGACATCGTATTATTAACAACCTACCTGGTACACCAGAGTTTTGTCCATTAATATTTAAAACGGATAAACTAGACACTTATATTAACGCCAAATTATCAGAGCAGAAAAATACGTATTTAAACAGTATCCATAAAGATGTGTTACAACGTGCTTCTTCTTTTTTACTTTTAAAAGACTCAAAAGCATCTTTTACTATTGAGAATGAAAATCCAGGAACCAATAGAGCAATGCGTTGGGGAAAAGCCATTGGACAAGCTGGTAACAAACCATTAAGTATAGAAGAACTGGAGCGTTTACAGCAAATAGTTATTGAAAATGCCAGATTTGTAAAGCTAGGTTTAAGAGATGAAGGTGGATTTGTTGGAGAACATGATAGAAGTACAGGAGCACCATTACCAGAACATATATCGGCAAAACATGAAGATATAGCATCGTTATTAAATGGATTGGTTAGCGCCAATGTGTTAATGCAAGATGCAGCTATTGATGCTGTGTTAGCAGCTGCATCCATAGCATTTGGGTTTGTGTTTATACATCCATTTGTTGATGGAAATGGTCGTTTGCACAGATACATTATACATCATATATTAGCTAAAAAGGAATTTACGAAACAAGGTGTTATTTTTCCGGTTTCAGCATCCATTTTAGACCATATTGATGATTATAGGAAGACGCTTGAAAGTTATTCGCATCCACTATTAGATTTTATTTCCTGGAAAGAAACGGAAGATCATAATGTGATAGTTTTAAACAACACCATAGACTTCTATCGTTATTTTGATGCAACAAAACAAGCCGAATTTTTATACGATTGTGTTGATGATACGTTAAAACGTGTTATTCCAGAAGAAGTAACTTATTTGCAAAATTATGATGCCTTTAAAAGATATCTAGATAACGAATTTGAAATGCCAGATAAAATGGTGGCTACTTTAATTCGATTTTTAGAACAGAATAATGGTGTGTTTTCAAAACGAGCATTAAAGAAAGAATTTTCAGAATTAGAAGAAAACGAAGTTACTGAGATTGAAGATAATTATAAACTTATTTTTTTGAATGACTAA
- a CDS encoding restriction endonuclease subunit S — MATQKKKGNVNTSQPSLRGTKQSHDVNDNNKQIANKSVIARNEAISSKEPKKLVPKLRFKEFEDEWEQKKLGEISKLITKGTTPKKFTEKGINYVKIQGLDGININKEKCLYIDKAIHEGELKRSILEENDLLFAIAGATIGKIGIVTNEILPANTNQALAIIRLKSTDFLEFTLQILQSRIMKKYISESISVGAQPNLNLEQMGNFKFFQPKLPEQQKIANFLTAVDTKLQQLTTKKETLAQYKKGVMQQLFNQQLRFKPDVIARTQDEAISSNETEFPDWEEKRLGEVFKFKQGFQFPVEEQFDEPFENSVYFIRIVNVTSSPDDKRYVIKPEEQHILSKNDLFMVRYGDAGRIATGFNGIIANNMFRLLPKMKISEKWFYFYLDSIYEKIHALAGSSTMPAIKFGTIENLKVDTPSLKEQQKIANYLSAIDLKIETVQTQLSKTQAFKKGLLQAMFV; from the coding sequence ATGGCAACACAAAAAAAGAAAGGAAACGTCAATACTTCGCAACCGTCATTGCGAGGAACGAAGCAATCTCATGATGTCAACGATAACAACAAACAGATTGCTAACAAGTCTGTCATTGCGAGGAACGAAGCAATCTCATCAAAAGAACCTAAAAAGCTAGTACCCAAACTACGCTTTAAAGAGTTTGAAGATGAATGGGAACAGAAGAAATTGGGAGAAATATCTAAATTAATAACTAAAGGAACAACTCCAAAAAAGTTTACAGAGAAAGGAATTAATTATGTGAAGATTCAAGGCTTAGATGGAATAAATATTAATAAAGAGAAATGTTTATATATAGATAAAGCAATACATGAAGGTGAGTTGAAAAGGTCGATTTTAGAAGAAAACGACTTATTGTTTGCTATTGCTGGTGCTACAATTGGAAAGATAGGAATTGTTACAAATGAAATTTTACCTGCTAATACAAATCAAGCTTTAGCTATTATTAGATTAAAGAGTACTGATTTTTTAGAATTTACGCTTCAGATTTTACAATCAAGAATAATGAAAAAGTATATTTCTGAAAGCATAAGTGTTGGAGCTCAGCCAAATCTAAATTTGGAACAAATGGGTAATTTTAAATTTTTTCAACCCAAACTCCCAGAACAACAAAAAATAGCCAATTTCCTAACAGCAGTAGACACCAAACTACAGCAACTAACCACAAAAAAAGAAACATTAGCCCAATACAAAAAAGGCGTGATGCAACAATTGTTTAACCAACAATTGCGTTTTAAACCAGACGTCATTGCGAGGACGCAGGACGAAGCAATCTCATCAAATGAAACGGAATTTCCGGATTGGGAAGAGAAGCGATTGGGAGAGGTGTTTAAATTTAAACAAGGGTTTCAATTTCCAGTAGAAGAACAGTTTGATGAACCTTTTGAGAATAGTGTTTATTTTATTAGAATAGTAAATGTAACCTCTTCACCCGATGACAAGAGATATGTCATAAAGCCAGAAGAACAGCATATATTATCTAAAAATGATTTGTTTATGGTTAGATATGGAGATGCTGGAAGGATTGCTACTGGATTTAATGGAATCATAGCAAATAATATGTTTCGATTATTACCAAAAATGAAAATAAGCGAGAAATGGTTTTATTTCTATTTAGATTCAATTTATGAAAAAATACATGCTTTAGCAGGTTCATCAACAATGCCAGCTATAAAATTTGGTACAATTGAAAATTTAAAAGTTGATACACCATCCCTAAAAGAACAACAAAAGATAGCCAATTATTTAAGTGCTATAGATTTAAAAATAGAAACAGTACAAACGCAACTAAGCAAAACGCAGGCGTTTAAAAAAGGCTTGTTGCAGGCGATGTTTGTTTAA
- a CDS encoding type I restriction-modification system subunit M — MSEEQKQQILKQTLWNIANDLRGNMDADDFRDYILGFIFYKYLSRKMELYANVILKPDGLDYDTVEAHPEAEALLEAIKFEALDKLGYFLKPSELFSELAKRGNSGNKNNFILGDLANVLTNIEQSTMGSESEDDFGNLFEDLDLTSSKLGKTEDAKNELIVKVLTHLEGIDFDLENTDSDILGDAYEYLIGQFASGAGKKAGEFYTPQQVSKILAQLVTTGKTKLKSVYDPTCGSGSLLLRVAKEVGDVGEFFGQESNPTTYNLCRMNMIMHDVHYKRFDIYNEDTLVNPSPNHIDKRFEAIVANPPFSANWSASPLFMSDDRFSAYGKLAPKSKADFAFVQHMVHQLDDNGTMACVLPHGVLFRGAAEGHIRKFLIEDKNYLDAVIGLPANIFYGTSIPTCILVLKKNRTEDVTTIAVEGQSTNKTKTETKSHAELVEAPKRNESILFIDASQHFEKVKTQNVLRENDQFNDIENIVNTYKTRVTKDKYSYNASLEEVKENDYNLNIPRYVDTFEEEEPIDLTTVAKDLKALDKDIAKTDATIADFCKQLNIDTPF; from the coding sequence ATGTCCGAAGAACAAAAACAACAAATACTAAAACAAACACTGTGGAATATTGCTAACGACCTTCGTGGTAATATGGATGCAGACGATTTTAGAGATTATATACTAGGCTTTATTTTTTACAAATATTTAAGTCGAAAAATGGAACTTTACGCTAACGTTATTTTAAAACCAGATGGTTTAGATTACGATACTGTAGAAGCACATCCAGAAGCCGAAGCGTTGCTAGAAGCTATTAAATTTGAAGCTTTAGACAAACTAGGCTATTTCTTAAAACCAAGCGAACTGTTTAGCGAATTGGCAAAACGTGGTAATTCGGGTAACAAAAACAACTTTATTCTAGGCGATTTAGCAAACGTGCTAACCAACATAGAGCAAAGTACCATGGGAAGCGAAAGCGAAGACGATTTTGGTAACCTCTTTGAAGACTTAGATTTAACAAGTAGTAAACTAGGTAAAACCGAAGACGCCAAAAACGAACTCATAGTAAAAGTACTAACCCATTTAGAAGGTATCGATTTCGATTTAGAAAACACAGATAGCGATATTTTAGGTGATGCTTACGAGTATTTAATTGGGCAATTTGCCAGTGGAGCAGGAAAAAAAGCAGGAGAATTTTACACACCACAACAAGTCTCTAAAATACTAGCGCAATTAGTAACTACAGGCAAAACCAAACTAAAAAGCGTGTACGATCCAACCTGTGGCTCTGGTTCGTTATTGTTACGTGTTGCCAAAGAAGTAGGAGACGTAGGCGAGTTTTTTGGACAAGAAAGCAACCCAACTACGTATAACTTGTGCAGAATGAACATGATTATGCACGACGTACACTACAAACGTTTCGATATTTATAATGAGGATACCTTAGTAAACCCAAGCCCAAACCATATAGACAAACGTTTTGAAGCCATAGTTGCCAATCCGCCATTTTCGGCAAACTGGAGCGCAAGCCCATTATTTATGAGCGACGATCGGTTTTCGGCTTACGGTAAACTAGCACCAAAATCTAAAGCAGATTTTGCATTTGTGCAACACATGGTGCACCAACTGGACGATAATGGTACAATGGCTTGCGTATTACCACATGGTGTGTTGTTTCGTGGCGCAGCCGAAGGACACATACGTAAATTCCTTATAGAAGATAAAAACTACCTAGACGCAGTAATAGGTTTGCCAGCAAACATATTTTATGGTACAAGCATACCAACTTGTATTTTAGTATTGAAGAAAAATAGAACAGAAGATGTCACTACGATCGCAGTCGAAGGGCAATCTACCAATAAAACCAAAACTGAAACTAAAAGTCATGCTGAGCTTGTCGAAGCACCAAAAAGAAACGAGTCTATTCTCTTTATAGATGCAAGCCAGCATTTTGAAAAAGTAAAAACACAAAATGTATTAAGAGAAAATGACCAGTTTAACGATATTGAAAACATTGTTAACACCTATAAAACAAGAGTAACCAAAGACAAATACAGTTATAATGCCAGTTTAGAAGAAGTTAAAGAAAACGACTACAACCTAAACATACCACGTTATGTAGATACGTTTGAAGAAGAAGAACCCATAGATTTAACAACAGTAGCCAAAGACTTAAAAGCATTAGATAAAGACATAGCAAAAACCGATGCTACTATTGCCGACTTTTGCAAACAGTTAAACATAGACACTCCTTTTTAA
- a CDS encoding Fic family protein, which produces MAYKIWNWLLKNWPHFSYNKEELEKLELQFYQNTGSVFGAIKHIEGVSKDDLLVEILSNEAIKTSEIEGEILNRESVQSSIKGNLGFAVENRKIAPAESGISTMMVDLYKNYHKPLTHKQLFEWHKMLTNGRRDLIDIGSYRTHKSPMQVVSGRLDKPTIHFEAPPSGKMKAEMEAFISWFNTIHHPDNNSMLPLAKAGITHLYFVCIHPFEDGNGRIGRALAEKSIALSTGQPTLISLSHSIEANKKAYYNTLETNNKTLEITNWLHYFGETILEAQQDTLKRIDFIVEKIKFLDRYSNQLNKRQHKVILRLFDAGYTGFVGGLSANNYTKIAKTSASTATRDLKDLTDKKILVKTGALKGSRYALNLKNENSL; this is translated from the coding sequence ATGGCTTATAAAATATGGAATTGGTTACTTAAAAATTGGCCTCATTTTTCTTATAATAAAGAAGAACTAGAAAAATTAGAACTTCAATTTTATCAAAATACAGGATCTGTATTTGGAGCTATAAAACATATTGAAGGAGTCTCAAAAGATGATTTGTTAGTAGAGATACTAAGTAATGAAGCTATTAAAACGTCAGAGATTGAAGGAGAAATTTTAAATAGAGAAAGTGTGCAATCCTCAATTAAGGGAAACCTTGGTTTTGCTGTAGAAAACAGAAAAATTGCTCCTGCCGAAAGCGGTATATCTACAATGATGGTTGATTTATACAAAAACTACCACAAACCTTTAACGCACAAACAACTTTTTGAATGGCACAAAATGCTTACCAATGGCAGAAGAGACTTAATTGATATTGGTAGTTATAGAACCCATAAATCACCAATGCAAGTAGTTTCTGGTAGATTAGACAAACCTACAATTCATTTTGAAGCACCTCCATCAGGAAAAATGAAAGCAGAAATGGAAGCGTTTATTTCTTGGTTTAACACAATACATCACCCAGATAATAACAGTATGTTACCGCTAGCAAAAGCAGGAATAACACATTTGTATTTTGTGTGTATTCATCCTTTCGAGGATGGTAACGGAAGAATTGGTCGCGCACTTGCCGAAAAATCCATTGCTTTAAGTACTGGTCAGCCCACATTAATTTCTTTATCGCACAGCATAGAAGCTAACAAAAAAGCGTATTACAATACGTTAGAAACAAATAATAAAACTCTTGAAATTACAAATTGGCTTCACTATTTTGGTGAAACAATTCTAGAAGCACAGCAAGACACTTTAAAACGTATTGATTTTATTGTTGAAAAAATAAAGTTTTTAGACCGTTATTCAAATCAATTAAATAAACGGCAACATAAAGTCATTCTTCGTCTTTTCGATGCAGGTTATACTGGTTTTGTTGGAGGTTTAAGTGCTAATAATTATACTAAAATTGCCAAAACGTCTGCTTCAACAGCCACAAGAGATTTAAAGGATTTAACAGATAAAAAAATATTAGTTAAAACAGGAGCACTAAAAGGTTCTCGATATGCATTAAATTTAAAAAACGAGAATAGTTTATAA